A window of Candidatus Methylomirabilota bacterium genomic DNA:
CACCAGGACGCGGCCGACCGGAAACCGCTGGAGCACGCGGCCCGAGGTCTTGGTGAACTCGACCCCCTGCCCGTCCTCGATCACGAAGACGCGATCGGAGGGGATGCCGACGTCCTGGGCGAGCCGCCCGTGCGCCATCAGGTGGCGATACTCGCCGTGGACGGGGATGAAGAAGGCCGGCCGCACCAGGTTGAGCATCAACCGGAGCTCTTCCTGGGAGGCGTGCCCCGAGACGTGGACGAAGGCCACCGGCTCCCACAGCACCTCGGCGCCCAGGCGGAGGAGCTGGTTGACCACCTTGGTGATCGTGCGCTCGTGGCCGGGGATGACCCGCGCCGAGAGGATGACGAGGTCCCCGTCGCCGACCTCCACGTGCTTGTGCTCTTCGGCCGCGATGAGCGCGATCGCCGAGTTGGGCTCCCCCTGGCTCCCGGTCGAGAGGATCACCTGACGGTACGGCGGCAGCTCGGCAAGCTCCTCGAGCGGCAGGAGGCACCCCTCGGGGACCCGAAGGTACCCCAGCTCGGCGGCGATCCGGACGTTCTGCTCCATGCTGCGCCCGAGGAGCGCCACCCGGCGCCCGAAGGCGGCCGCGAGGTCGAGCACCTGCTGGATCCGGTGGATGTGCGATGCGAACGTCGCGAGGATGATCCGGCCCGGCGCCCCCCGGAAGCGCTCGGCCAGGTGCCGGCCGACGTCGCGCTCCGATGGCGTCGTGCCGGGCCGATCCACGTTGGTGGAGTCCGCCATCAGGCAGAGGACTCCCCCCTCCCCCAGCTCGGCCAGGCGGTGGTAGTCCGAGCGCTCGCCGTCGATCGGGCTCGGGTCGAGCTTGAAGTCGCCGGTGTGGACGAGCGTCCCCACCGGGGTCTCGACGGCGTAGCCCACCCCGTCCACGACCGAGTGCGTCACCCGGATCGGCTCCAGGCGGAACGGCCCGAGGTCGAAGACGCGCCGGGGCTCGACCGGAATGAGCCGCGCCCGCTCGAGGAGCCCGTGTTCCCGGAGCCGCTCGGCGGCCAGGGCGAGCGCGATCCGCGTCCCGTAGACGGGCACGTCCAGGT
This region includes:
- a CDS encoding ribonuclease J, translating into MRVIPLGGLGEIGLNMMLLETGDDLLALDCGLMFPDDDMPGIDYVIPDFSYVVAKRERLRAVVLTHGHEDHIGALPYLLRDLDVPVYGTRIALALAAERLREHGLLERARLIPVEPRRVFDLGPFRLEPIRVTHSVVDGVGYAVETPVGTLVHTGDFKLDPSPIDGERSDYHRLAELGEGGVLCLMADSTNVDRPGTTPSERDVGRHLAERFRGAPGRIILATFASHIHRIQQVLDLAAAFGRRVALLGRSMEQNVRIAAELGYLRVPEGCLLPLEELAELPPYRQVILSTGSQGEPNSAIALIAAEEHKHVEVGDGDLVILSARVIPGHERTITKVVNQLLRLGAEVLWEPVAFVHVSGHASQEELRLMLNLVRPAFFIPVHGEYRHLMAHGRLAQDVGIPSDRVFVIEDGQGVEFTKTSGRVLQRFPVGRVLVDGKGIGDVGAVVLRDRQLLSQDGMVVVAVTVDRGTGEIIAGPEIASRGWVYERESEAVLEEAKTVLRDALAARTGEEPMARDVLQS